A segment of the Thauera sedimentorum genome:
CGTGGGCCTCGATTACAAGGATTTGCCCAAAGATGTAAAGCAGGGCGACATCCTGCTGCTCGACGACGGGCGCCTCAAGCTGGCGGTCGAGCGCGTGCAGGGTCACGAGATCCATACCTCGGTGCGCGTCGGCGGCGAACTGTCCAACAACAAGGGCATCAACCGCCAGGGCGGCGGGCTGACCGCGCCGGCGCTCACCGCCAAGGACATGGACGACATCCGCACCGCGGCGAGGATCGGCGTCGATTTCCTCGCCGTATCCTTCCCCAAGAGCGCCGCCGACATGTACATGGCCCGCCAGCTGATGCGCGCGGCCGGCGGCGAGGCGCTGCTGATCGCCAAGATCGAGCGCACCGAGGCGGTGGCCAACCTGGAGGAAATCCTCGAAGCCTCCGACGGCATCATGGTGGCGCGCGGCGACCTCGCGGTGGAGGTCGGCGACGCCGCGGTGCCCGCGCTGCAGAAGCGCATGCTCCGCGCCGCGCGCGAGCGCAACAAGCTCACCATCACCGCCACCCAGATGATGGAATCGATGATCACCAGCCCGGTGCCGACCCGCGCCGAAGTCTCCGACGTGGCCAACGCGGTGCTCGACGGCACCGACGCGGTGATGCTGTCGGCCGAGACCGCCTCCGGGCAGTTCCCGGTCGAGGTGGTCGAGGCCATGAGCCGGGTGTGCCTGGAAGCGGAGAAGTCGGCCGAGGTCACGCTGGACCGCGAGGTGCTCGACCAGGTGTTCACCCGCATCGACCAGTCGATCGCCATGGCCGCGATCTGGACCGCCTACCACCTCAAGGTGAAGGCCATCGCCTCGCTCACCCAGACCGGCTCCACCGCGCTGTGGATGAGCCGCCTGAACAGCGGCGTGCCGATCTACGCGCTCACCCCGGAAGTGGCCGCGCGCAACCAGATGACCCTGTACCGCGAGGTCTATCCACTGCTGATGAGCCAGCAGCACCACGACCGCGACGTGCTGCTGTGGGAGGCCGAGCAGTTGTTGCTCGACCAGGGCGTGGTCACCTACGGCGACCTGATCGTGCTGACCATCGGCGAACCGATCGGCACCGCGGGCGGCACCAACACGCTGAAGATCGTGCGCGTCGGCGACCACCCCGCCCCGCGCCAGGAGTAGGTGGCGACGCGTTCCCGGCGACCCCTGCCGGGGCACCCCGTGTGGGAGCGGCCTTGGCCGCGATTGCGGCGATGGCCTCCTGCAAGGCAGCAATCGCGGGCAAGCCCGCTCCTACCCGGGCAGGGGCCACATCACCGGCAGGCGATTGCGCACTTTGCGGGCGCGCTTCGTGTAGGAGCGGCCTTGGCCGCGATTGCGGCGTCCGTTTCCCCGCAGGCCGCATCGCGGGCAAGCCCGCTCCTACGTTCCAACGGAGCGCGCTTGCCAGGCTGAGCGCCTTATCGCTGCCCGCCGCGAGCTGTGTCCACCGGTAAGCAGTCACTGCAAGGCACGCGCGCTCGGGCTAAAATGGCGGTCTTTCACACGCTCATGCCGGTCCGCCCGGCGCCCTTCGGAGGAACACCATGCCGCTCGTTTCAATGCGACAGCTTCTCGACCACGCCGCGGAAAACAGCTACGGCCTGCCGGCGTTCAACGTGAACAACCTGGAGCAGGTCCAGGCCATCATGGAAGCCGCCGCCGAAACCGACAGCCCGGTCATCATGCAGGCCTCCGCAGGTGCCCGCAAATACGCGGGTGAAGCCTTCCTGCGCCACCTGATCGACGCCGCCGTCGAGGCCTATCCGAACATCCCCATCGTCATGCACCAGGACCACGGCCAGTCGCCCGCGGTGTGCATGGCGGCGATCCGCTCCGGTTTCTCCAGCGTGATGATGGACGGCTCGCTGATGGAAGACGGCAAGACACCCTCCTCCTACGAGTACAACGTCGCGGTGAGCCGCGAGGTGGTCAAGCTGTCGCACGCCATCGGCGTCACCGTCGAAGCCGAGCTCGGCTGCCTGGGTTCGCTGGAGACCGGCATGGCCGGCGAAGAGGACGGCATCGGCGCCGAAGGCAAGCTCGACCACAGCGCGCTGCTCACCGACCCCGACCAGGCCGCCGACTTCGTCAAGCAGACCGACTGCGACGCGCTGGCCATTGCCATCGGCACCAGCCACGGCGCCTACAAGTTCAGCCGCAAGCCCACCGGCGACATCCTCGCCATCGACCGCATCAAGGCCATCCACGCGCGCATCCCCAACACCCACTTGGTGATGCACGGCTCGTCCTCGGTGCCGCAGGAGCTGCTGGAGATCATCCGCCAGTACGGCGGCGACATGAAGGAAACCTACGGCGTGCCGGTCGAGGAGATCGTCGAAGGCATCAAGTACGGCGTGCGCAAGATCAACATCGACACCGACATCCGCCTGGCGATGACCGGCGCGGTGCGCAAGTTCCTGGTCGAGAACCCCTCCAAGTTCGACCCGCGCGAATTCCTCAAGCCGGCGCGCGAAGCCGCCAAGCTGGTCGTCAAGGCGCGCTTCGAGGCCTTCGGCTGCGCCGGCCAGGCCAGCCGCATCAAGCCGGTGTCGCTGGAGAAGATGGCCGCGCGCTACAAGGCCGGCGAGCTGGCCCAGGTCGTGCGCTGAGCGCCGGCAGCAGTCGCAGAGAACGCGCCCCGCGGGGCGCGTTTTTCGTGGACGGGCATCCATGGCAGATACCCCATTCGTCATGTTTCACGAGGCTGGAAAATTGGAACATAATCGAGTTTTCCGCCATCGGCCGAGAGTTCCCGGATGTCCAAGGCAAACGTCAAGCTGCAACTCACCTTCGATCTAGACGTCGCCGCGCCCGAGCGCCTGCTGGAGCTGGACCACGAGAGCCTGTGCAAGACCTTCAGCGAGATCCTCGGCTCCATGGTCTTCCAGGGGCTGCCCACCGT
Coding sequences within it:
- the pyk gene encoding pyruvate kinase — protein: MPRHTKIVATLGPASSSPEILESMVHAGIDVVRMNFSHGTAEDHVARAAAIREASARARRPVGILADLQGPKIRIGKFADGRITLQKDAPFILDARCELGNSERVGLDYKDLPKDVKQGDILLLDDGRLKLAVERVQGHEIHTSVRVGGELSNNKGINRQGGGLTAPALTAKDMDDIRTAARIGVDFLAVSFPKSAADMYMARQLMRAAGGEALLIAKIERTEAVANLEEILEASDGIMVARGDLAVEVGDAAVPALQKRMLRAARERNKLTITATQMMESMITSPVPTRAEVSDVANAVLDGTDAVMLSAETASGQFPVEVVEAMSRVCLEAEKSAEVTLDREVLDQVFTRIDQSIAMAAIWTAYHLKVKAIASLTQTGSTALWMSRLNSGVPIYALTPEVAARNQMTLYREVYPLLMSQQHHDRDVLLWEAEQLLLDQGVVTYGDLIVLTIGEPIGTAGGTNTLKIVRVGDHPAPRQE
- the fba gene encoding class II fructose-bisphosphate aldolase (catalyzes the reversible aldol condensation of dihydroxyacetonephosphate and glyceraldehyde 3-phosphate in the Calvin cycle, glycolysis, and/or gluconeogenesis) → MPLVSMRQLLDHAAENSYGLPAFNVNNLEQVQAIMEAAAETDSPVIMQASAGARKYAGEAFLRHLIDAAVEAYPNIPIVMHQDHGQSPAVCMAAIRSGFSSVMMDGSLMEDGKTPSSYEYNVAVSREVVKLSHAIGVTVEAELGCLGSLETGMAGEEDGIGAEGKLDHSALLTDPDQAADFVKQTDCDALAIAIGTSHGAYKFSRKPTGDILAIDRIKAIHARIPNTHLVMHGSSSVPQELLEIIRQYGGDMKETYGVPVEEIVEGIKYGVRKINIDTDIRLAMTGAVRKFLVENPSKFDPREFLKPAREAAKLVVKARFEAFGCAGQASRIKPVSLEKMAARYKAGELAQVVR